CCAGCAGACCACCCTGATGGGCATGATCCGGCCGACGGGCAATCAGCACGCGGCCGGATCGTTCGATCACCCCGACGGCAACATGAACAACCTTACTGGTCATGCTTCGAGGCCACTCAGGTGCGATATTCGGCGTTGATGGTCACGTAGTCGTGGGAAAAATCACAGGTCCACACGGTTTCGCGAACATTACCGCGTTTGAGGTCAATCGCGATGGTAATCTCCTCCCCGTTCATGACGGCCTGGCCCCGGGCTTCCGAATAATCCTCTGCCCGCCCGCCGTTGCGCACGAGGCAGACATCGCCGAGGTAAATTTCCAGGGCTTCCAGATCGAGGTTCTCGACGCCGGCCCGCCCCACGGCCGCCAGAATGCGCCCCCAGTTCGGATCCGAAGCAAAGAGCGCGGTCTTGACCAGTGGTGAGTGGGCGACCGTGTAAGCCACATCGAGTGCCTCCTGCTGAGACGCTGCGCCGGTCACGTCGATGGTGACAAACTTGGTAGCCCCTTCTCCGTCGCGGACTATGGCATGGGCCAACTCCAGGTAGACGGACTCGAGCGCCTCCCGCAGCTTTGGCAACTGGGGGCTGTCTGGCGTGATTTCCGGGCCGCTGTACTGGCCGGTTGCCACCAGCATACAGGCGTCATTGGTGGAGGTGTCGCCATCAATGGTAATGCGATTGAACGACTTTTCGCCCAGCTCCGAGGCCAGGGTCTGGAGCAGCTCGGGGGCAATGCGCGCGTCGGTGGCAATAAAGCCCAGCATGGTTGCCATGTTCGGGCGTATCATCCCGGCACCCTTGCTGATCCCGGAAATGGTAACCGTGTGATCTCCCAGGGCCACCTTGCGAGTAGCACCCTTGGGGCGGGTATCGGTGGTCATGATTCCCCGCGCCGCCTCTGCCCAGCGGTCTTCCCGGGGATCGGCCAGAGCCTCGGGCAGGGCCGAGACAATCTTCTGTACCGGCAGCGGCTCGCCAATCACGCCGGTGGAAAACGGCAGGATCTCCACGTCCCGCACGCCCGCAGAATTTGCCAGCGCCTGGCAACAGGCCTCGGCGTCACGCAGGCCACGGGCGCCGGTTCCGGCGTTGGCGTTACCGGTATTGATCAACAGGTATCTGGGCGCGGCTTCTGCCAGGTGCCGGCGACTGAGCGTAACCGGCGCCGCGCAGAACTGATTCTTCGTGAAGATACCGGCCACCCGGCTGCTCGGCGCAAGCTCGAATACCACCACATCCTTGCGCCCAGGCCTCTTGATCCCGGCGCTGGCTATACCAAGCCGGAGACCGGCCACCGGATGAAACTCGGGTAAGGTTTCCGGACCTACCGCCATTGTGCCACTCCTCTTTTGCAAAAACGGAATCCACCAAGCCAGAACGGAAAAACCCGCAGCCCACCAACGTTCGTCGGCAGAGTGCGGGTTCCGGATTCTGGCTCAGTGTTGTGTATCAGCTGACCTTGCCACAGCACTGCTTGTACTTTTTCCCGGACCCGCAGGGACAGGGCTCGTTGCGCCCCACCTTGCGCTCCTGACGCACAAAGGTTTCCGGCGTCGACTGACGCCCGCCTTCGGCCTCACCCTCACCCTGGCTCTGGGCCGCGGCGCTGGTTTCATCGTGACGCAGACGGGCACGGGCAAGCTCCTGCTCAAGCTCCTGCTTGCGCCGGCGCTCCACTTCTTCCATTTCTTCGCGGCTCTGGACACGGACATGACAGAGAACGCGGGTGACGTCGCGCTTCATGGTCTCAAGCATGTCCTCGAACAGGTTGAAGGCTTCGCGCTTGTATTCCTGCTTCGGGTTCTTCTGGGCATAGCCACGCAGATGGATACCGCGACGCAGATGGTCCATGTTGGACAGGTGCTCTTTCCAGAGCGTATCCAGCACCTGCAGGAACACCTGCTTCTCGAACTTGCGCATGGCCTCGGAACCGGCAATGGCTTCCTTGGCCTCGTAGGCAGCGACGATCTCGTCGAGGATCTTCTGACGCAAGTTTTCCTCGTACAGCTTGCTGTCTTCCTCCAGCCACTTCTGGATCGGCAGATCGATCGCCATCTCCGACTGCAGCTGGGATTCCAGACCGGCAACGTCCCATTGCTCCGGCATGCTCTGGGGCGGGATATACTCGCTGATCAGTGCGTCTACCACATCCTCCCGGATGGTTTTGACCATCTCGGAAATGTCATCCGAGGACATCACCTCGTTGCGCTGGTCGTAGATCACGGTCCGCTGGTCGTTGGCCACGTCGTCGTATTCCAGCAGGGTTTTCCGCATATCGAAGTTGCGGCCTTCCACCTTGCGCTGGGACTTCTCGATGGCGTTGGTCACCATGCGGTGCTCAATGGCCTCGCCTTTCTTCATACCCATGGCCTGCATAAGGCTCTTGACCCGATCAGGGGCGAAGATGCGCATGAGGTTGTCTTCCAGGGACAGGAAGAAACGGGAGGAGCCAGGGTCGCCCTGGCGGCCTGCCCGGCCGCGAAGCTGGTTATCAATCCGGCGGGACTCATGACGTTCGGTCCCGATAATGTGCAGACCACCGGCCTCAAGCACCTGGTTGTGACGCTCGGTCCACGCCGCCTTCACCCGGGCAACCTCTTCCTCGGTCGGATTGTCCATGGCGGCCACTTCGTGTTCCCAGTTACCGCCAAGCACGATGTCCGTGCCCCGACCCGCCATGTTGGTGGCGATGGTCACGGCGCCCGGCCGTCCAGCCTGGGCGATGATGTGGGCCTCGGACTCGTGCTGTTTGGCGTTCAGGATCTTGTGTTCGATACGGGCCTTCTTGAGCAGCATGGACAGCAGCTCGGAAGCCTCAATGGACGCGGTGCCCACAAGGATAGGCCGCCCCTCGGCAGTTACGTCCTTGATCTCATCGATAATGGCGTGGAATTTCTCTTCCTGGGTGAGATACACCAGATCGTTATAATCGATACGCTGGATGGGCTTGTTCGGCGGGATTACCACCACATCCAGACCGTAGATCTGACGGAACTCGAACGCTTCGGTATCGGCGGTGCCGGTCATGCCAGCCAATTTTTCGTACAGACGGAAGTAGTTCTGGAAGGTGGTGGAGGCGAGAGTCTGGCTTTCCGCCTGGATCCTGACACCCTCCTTTGCCTCGATGGCCTGATGCAGCCCTTCACTCCAGCGACGCCCCGGCATGGTGCGGCCGGTGTGCTCGTCAACGATCACCACCTGCCCGCCCTGGACAATGTAATCAACGTCTTTCTGGAACAGGTGGTGCGCCCGCAACGCCGAGTGTACGTGATGCAGCAGGCTCAGGTTGGCCGCCGAATACAGGCTTTCCCCTTCGTCCAGCAGGCCCTTGTCCAGCAGCAGTTGCTCTACCTTTTCATGGCCGCCTTCGGTCAGTTCGACCTGCCGGGATTTCTCGTCGAGGGTAAAGTCGCCGGTGGGCTCACCCTCTTCCGGAACTTCCCCCTTTTCCAGTTTGGGAATCAGTTCGTTAATCGCCTGATAGAGTTTGGAGCTGTCTTCCGCGGCACCCGAGATAATCAGTGGCGTGCGAGCCTCGTCAATCAGAATCGAATCAACCTCGTCGACGATGGCGTAGTTCAGGCCACGCTGAACCTTGTCTTCGGTGCTGAACGCCATGTTGTCGCGCAGGTAATCAAAGCCGAACTCGTTGTTGGTGCCGTAGGTGATGTCTGCCTGATAAGCGGCGCGCTTTTCTTCGGCAGGCTGCCCCGACGCAACAACACCCACCTGCATACCCAGGAACCGGTACAGCTTGCCCATCCACTCGGCGTCCCGGCGGGCCAGGTAGTCGTTCACGGTAACCACGTGCACACCCTTGCCCGGCAAGGCGTTGAGGTAAACGGCAGCCGTGGCCACCAGGGTCTTGCCCTCACCGGTTTTCATTTCGGCTATGCGGCCTTCGTGCAGTGTAATACCACCGATCAGCTGAACATCGTAATGCCGCATACCCATGACCCGGCGACCGGCCTCTCGCACTGTTGCAAAGGCCTCTGGCAGGAGCGCGTCCAGCGTTTCGCCTTCATCGATGCGGCGACGGAATTCCGCGGTCTTGCCTTGCAACTCGGAGTCGGACAGATTGCCGTACTGTTCCTCAAGCTCATTAACGCGCGAGACAACTTTGCGCATTCTCTTGATTTCACGGGCGTTTTTACTGCCGAACATCTTGGTTGCAAGCTTTGTGAACATAGACCACTGCTTCTTTGATTAAACGGAGGAAGCCGGCATTCTAACCTTATTTTGTAACAGGACAAAAGGCAGGCCGCACACGAGGGAGTTTGTGCCACGAAACCAGCCGGTTTCCTGACAGGAAAACCGGCGTCGGGTCACTGGTTGCGGCAGAAAACCGATTCCAGAGGGAATCGGATCAGCGGCTGGCGCGCTTGATGTAGGTTTCCGGGTTCTCGGATTTGCCGTTCCGGATGACCTCGAAATGAACGTGGGGGCCGGTGGAGCGACCGGTGCTTCCCATCAGGGCAACCACCTGCCCTTTTTGAACCACATCGCCAACGGCGACCTTGACGGTCTTGCAGTGGGCATATCGGGTAATGAGGCCGTCGCCGTGGTCTATTTCAACCAGGTTGCCATAGCCGTATCGCTCACCGGCGTAGGTCACCACACCACCAGCAACCGAAATAATGTCGCTACCTTCTTTTCCAGCCAGATCCACTCCGGCATGCCAGGTGCGCTTGCCGGTGAAGGGATCGGAACGGTAGCCGTATTTCGAAGACAGCCAGCCCCAGGTGATCGGACGCCCCTCAACGTACAGCTCGTCCTCCAGACGCTGGGTCGAGGCCAGTTGATCAAGCAACCGGAGCTGCTGCTCCCGGTCCTCGATCCGCTGTTCCATTTCCTCGATCATGCGGGTCAGCTGTGGAGCGGAATAGGATTCACCCGACAGTGTGTCCTCGGGGCCACCAACGGCCGCCGGCTGATCAAAATCGAATTCGTCACTGGCCACCAGGCCGGACTCGACGAACCGCTGACCGAGGGCATCTAGCCGCAACAGACGACCCTGGATTTCACCCAGCCTCAGGGTCAAAGCGTCCACTTGCTGCTGGACGTTTTCCCGGAGACGCGCAAGGTCGGCTTTCTGCTCAGACAGGCGCAACTGCCAGTCGGCCACCAATTCGGACTCACTGGGCTGTTCGGCAGTGGCCTGCTGGACCGCAACCTGATATCCGGCCCAGCCGGCACCGATCAGCAGAGAAATCACCAGGGCAACAAGAGCACCAGCGCGGGCTCCATTAATCGACAAAACACGAGACTTTCCGTGGTTTTTGCCAACGAGAATAATGTTCATATCATCATCTGATTTCATCGTTGAGCCGCAACCACCTCCTGTAGCGTTGCGCCCCGGAATATTCCGAGTGGGTCTGCCATCCTTTGGCAACAGCTACATACTGAAAAAATTGCAGCGCCCGGTAGACATACTCATTTAGCACAATGTAAAACGAGTCCAGGGCAGGCACTACGCACAAACCGTGCCGAAGTGTAACCAATCGTAATCGGAGCCGTCGAGCAAAAAAGCACCATGAAACGAAAAAGCGATCAGAAAATGACCTTCGACAAGCTCGGCAGAACCCCGGTACTCAGGGATCTGGTGGCCCGGGCGGAGCTTCACCGCCAGGCGGAGCAACAGGTTCTGGCCGCCATACCCGCTGAGCTCGCCGGCGGTGTGCGCTTTGTCAGTTGCACGGATGGCGAGTTGGTGCTGACAGCAGAAACCGCGGGAAAGGCCAGTCAGATTCGCTTCCGCCAGCACGAGATTCTCGAAGCCGTGCGTGAGATTGAGCTGTTCCGGTTTACCTGGAAGCTGAAGGTCAAGGTTGCCCCACCCAGGTTCCGGGAGAAACCCGTTCGTAAAAAAGAGCCCCTGAGTAAAGAAAATGCCCGGCTCCTCAAGGAGGAAGCCGGGCACACGAAGGATAAAGCGTTACGCGAGGTTCTCGAAAAACTCGCGAGCCACGTCCGGGACTGAAGCTTCCTGCTTCAGCCCGCCGCCAGCACGGGTTTCATGTAGGAAATCGGGGCAGTGGCCTCGTCGTCAAAGGTCACCACTTCCCACGCATCCTCTTCTGCCCGGAGCTTGCGCAGCAACTTGTTGTTCAGGTCGTGGCCGGATTTGATACCACGGAACTCACCAATCAGGCTGTTGCCCAGCTGGTAAAGATCTCCGATGGCATCAAGCAGCTTGTGCTTCACAAATTCGTCGTCATAGCGCAGGCCGTCCTCGTTGAGGATTTTGTAGTCATCCACAACGATGGCGTTATCAACGCTACCGCCAAGCGCAAGGTTCATGGCCCGCAGCTTCTCGATATCCCGCATGAACCCGAAGGTCCGCGCACGGCTCACTTCCTTTACAAAGGAGGTGCTCGAGAAATCCACAGTCGCGGTCTGGGCGCGCCCTTTGAACACCGGGTGATCAAAGTCGATACCGAAACTCACCTTGAAGCCTTCGAAAGGCAGCAGGGTCGCTTTCTTGTCGCCCTCTTCAACCGTTACCTCACGCTTGATGCGAATGAAGCGCTTGGCCGCGTCCTGCTCGGCAATGCCGGCAGACTGCAGAAGAAACACGAACGGACCGGCAGAGCCGTCCATGATCGGTACTTCCGCCGCGCTCAGTTCGACGAAGCAGTTATCAATGCCGAGACCAGCCATGGCAGACAGCAGGTGCTCTACCGTCGCCACACGGACACCGTGTTTTACCAGCGTCGTGGAGAGCATGGTCTCACCCACATTCTCCGCACAGGCACGAATCTCAACCACGGGGTCCAGATCGGTGCGGCGGAAAACAATTCCCGAGTCCACCGGGGCCGGCTTGAGTGTCAGGTACACCTTTTCACCTGAGTGCAAACCAACTCCGGTGGCACGGATGGTGTTCTTGAGGGTCCGTTGTCTGATCATCGGTACATAATTCCGTCACAAAATGGCGATATTCTGGGCAAAAATCTGCCCGGAGGATACCAGAAAGCAAGACTGAATACCATTTAACCAACCTATCGTTGCCATTTGTTCATCCACAACGATATCGGGCAGTCAATACTCACACTGGCCGGCCTACAGGGTCCGTTGTTCGAACCCGATGCGTAACCGGATCACAAGTGAGTCAGGGTATCAGTCAGCCTGACGACGGAGGAATGCGGGAATATCGAGATAATCGACACCCTGCTCCTCGCTGTCCTTGCTCTGGTCGATCGCGACGTTGCCGTGAGACACCGCGCGGCGACGCAGAACCGCCGGACGATCCAACTGGTTGTAATCGGTCTTGCCATCCAGGGTACGAGTGTTATCCACCACCTTGGTCGGCTTCTCGCGATCACCACCCAGGCCGGTTGCCACAACGGTCACCTTCAGTTCGTCGGTCATCTCCGGATCGATCACGGTACCGACCACGACGGTGGCGGAGTCAGAGGCAAATTCGCGCACAATATCGCCAACCTCGGAGAATTCGCCCAGGTTGAGGTCCATACCGGCGGTGATGTTGACCAGGATGCCTTTCGCGCCCTGCAGGTTGATGTCTTCCAGCAGCGGACTGCGAACCGCAGCTTCGGCCGCTTCCCGGGCACGGTTTTCGCCAGTGGCACGAGCGGTACCCATCATCGCCATGCCCATCTCGGACATCACCGTCTTCACGTCGGCGAAGTCGACGTTGATCATGCCGTTGCGGGTAATCAGATCGGCAATACCCTGCACCGCGCCCAGCAGCACGTCGTTGGCGGCGGCAAAGGCATCCAGCAGGCTGGTTTTCTTGCCCATGACCGCCAGCAGTTTTTCGTTGGGGATGGTGATCAGGGAGTCGACGCTTTCCTCCAGCTCCTTGAGGCCGGATTCGGCGACACTCATGCGCTTGCCACCCTCGAACATGAATGGCTTGGTGACCACGGCCACCGTGAGGATACCCAGTTCACGGGCCACTTCCGCCACGATCGGTGCCGCGCCTGTGCCGGTGCCACCACCCATGCCGGCGGTGATAAACACCATATCGGCGCCTTTGAGCGCCTCGGCAATGCGATCACGGTCTTCGAGCGCGGACTGGCGCCCCACCTCCGGGTTGGCACCAGCACCCAGCCCCTTGGTGATGTTGCCACCAAGCTGGATGATCTGGCGGGCGTCCAGGTCGGTCAGGGCCTGGGCATCAGTATTGGCGCAGATGAATTCAACACCTTCGATGTCGCTGTTGAGCATATGACGCACGGCGTTGCCGCCGCCTCCGCCAACACCGACGACTTTAATGACAGCGTTTTGCTGGACATTATCGACGAGTTCAAACATTTCCCCTACTCCTTCGTGCTGTTTTCAGCCTTTTCCAGACTGTTTGTTCGAGATAGTGTTTTCGAGATACCTTCGTGTACTGCCTCCCGGGTTACCGTCAGAAATGACCGGTAAACCAGGCTTTCATGCGCTCAAACAGCGAGGGTGCATCTTCACCCTTGAGCACAGGTGCCCGCCCAAGATCCATCTGGCGGAAACCATGAATCAACAGCCCGACGCCGGTGGCGTAGATGGGGTTGTTGACCACTTCCGTCATCCCGGAAACCGCCTGCGGACAGGCCAGCCGTACCGGCATGTGGAAGATCTCCTCGGCCAGTTCAACCACCCCTTCCATGGTGGAGGAACCGCCGGTAATCACGATGCCTGCCGGGATCAGGTCTTCAAACCCGGAGCGGCGCAGTTCGGACTGAACGAGGGTGAACAGCTCCTCATATCGGGGCTCCACCACCTCGGCCAGAGCCTGCCGCGACAGATCCCTGGGGGCACGATCGCCTACGCTCGGCACCTTGATGGTCTCGTCGGCGCCGGCCAGCTGGGTGAGCGCGCAGGCATACTTGATCTTGATTTCTTCGGCATTCTGCGTGGGCGTGCGCAGGGCCATAGCTATGTCATTGGTGACCTGGTCGCCAGCAATCGGGATCACGGCGGTGTGACGGATAGCGCCACCGGTAAACACCGCGATGTCGGTGGTACCGCCACCAATGTCCACCACGCAAACCCCCAGCTCCTTCTCATCTTCTGTCAGGATGGCGTGGCTGGAGGCCAGCTGCTCAAGGATGATGTCGTCTACCTCAAGGCCGCACCGTTTCACGCACTTCTCGATGTTCTGGGCGGCGTTCACCGCGCAGGTCACCAGATGCACTTTCGCCTCCAGACGGACGCCGGACATGCCCATGGGTTCCTTGATGCCCTCCTGGCTGTCGATCACGAACTCCTGGGGCAGGATGTGCAGGATCTTCTGGTCGGCCGGAATGGCTACCGCCTGGGCAGCGTCGATCACCCGGTCGATATCCGCCTGGGTCACTTCCCGGTCGCGGATAGCGACGATCCCGTGGGAGTTAAGGCTCTTGATGTGGCTTCCCGCAATCCCCGCGTATACCGAGTGAATGCGACACCCTGCCATCAACTCCGCCTCTTCCACGGCACGCTGGATCGCCTGGACCGTGGTTTCGATATTGACCACCACCCCACGCTTCAGGCCCCGGGACGGGTGGGAACCGATACCCACCACCTCGATGGTGCCGTCCATCTTGCGCTTACCGACGATCGCGACCACCTTCGAGGTTCCGATATCGAGGCCGACAATCATGTTTTCCGTTTCAACCGATGACATGTGTTTCACCAAACCGTAGGTCTGAACAAACCGTTGCTAGGATTTCGGGCCGGAAGCTTCCGCTTCGGCCTTCCACTGGACCGCTACCCCGTTGGTGTAGCGGGCATCCACCCGACTGACTTCATTGGATCGTGCCGCCAGCCGGTTTTCATAAACCGTCATGAACCGTTCAAAGCGCTGCTCTACCTGATCACGGCCAAGAACCACCTCAATGCCATTGGCCAGCTGCAGCGTCCAGGCGCCCCGGTGCTCCAGCGCCAGGCCGGAGAAACCAAGCCCGCGGGCCACCAGTCGATCGCTCATGGTTCGTGCCATGGCGATCACATCGCGCACCCTCTCGTCCGGCCCGGCCAGTCGCGGCAGCGGTCCGGCCACCTCCGGGTTGGGAGGTGCAAACAGCTGTCCGGTACGGCTGACCAGGCGACCGTCGGTCCAGTAGGCCAGCGGTTTTTTCTCCCGGATGTCGATCACCAGCCGATCCGGCCACACCCGGCGAACCGCTGCGGATTCTACCCAGGGCCGGCGCTCAAGGCTGGCCTTGATCTCGGACAGATCGGTGGCGAAGTAGCTCTTGCCGATCCAGTTACCGGCCGCTCTTTCGATCGCCACCCGGCTGTCGCCCACGAAGTCCCCTTTCACATCCACCGCAAGGATCTGCTGGTCCATGGCGGTGAGAACCTTGCCGGTCCCCCAGGGCACCAGTCCGGCCAGCAGAACAATCACCGCGCCCAGCCCCACCTGGAGCCAGGGCACCGCGGCCAGTACGCCTCGCAACAGGCCAAACCGGTCCCGCTCAGGCTCCAGGGAGGTGGCTCCCCGACGCCGGGGCGGCTCGGGCGGGGTCGCCCGGCTCCGGATCAGCACTGTTTCAAACATCGCTGCCCTCCAGCGTGTCCTTGAGTATCCGCACCACCAGCTCCTCGAAAGAGATGCCGGCGGCCCTGGCCGCCATGGGCACCAGGCTGTGATCGGTCATACCCGGTACCGTATTCACCTCCAGCAACCAGAACTGTCCGTCGCCGTCCTGCATAACATCAACACGACCCCAGGTGCGACAGCCCACCACCCGAAACGCTTCCAGCGCCAGGTGCTGGAGGCGGACTTCGTCCTCCGGCGCCAGGCCACAGGGAATGCGGTACCGGGTGTCGTCGGCCAGGTACTTGGCCTCGTAGTCATAGAACACGTGCTCGGTGCTGGCACTCAGCCCGATGGCCGGCAGGGCCTGATCCTGCAGCAGGCTGACGGTAAACTCTGGCCCTTCAACCCATTCCTCTACCAGCACCATGCTGTCCAGGGCAGCCGCCGCCTCGTAGGCATCGACCAGCTCCGCTGCGGTGTGCACCTTGCGGATTCCGATGCTGGATCCCTCCCGGGACGGCTTCACACTGAGCGGTGCCTTCAACTCCTTCAGGATCTGTTCAGCCTGCCCGACACCGGACATGGTCCGGAATTTCGGCGTCGGCAAGCCGCAACCCTCGAACACGTATTTGGTTCTGAGCTTGTCCATGGCCAGAGCGGAGGCCATCATTTCACTTCCGGTGTAGGGAATCCCCGCCTGAGACAGGATCGCCTGCAGCGTACCGTCTTCCCCTCCGCGCCCGTGAAGGGCGATAAAGACCCGGTCAAACTCGGGGTTGTCGACGGTTCGCAGCAGACACCCCTGAACGTCAACGGCAAAGGCGTCAACTCCTGCGGACACCAGAGCCGCCAGTACCGCCTTGCCACTTTTCAGGGAAACTTCCCGCTCTGCCGAATCTCCGCCCATGAACACAGCCACGCGACCGAAGGCACGGACCAGCTCGGGATCGGCCTGATAGGCCTGGGGTTCGGGATGATGCATATCACTCACTGGCCATCACTCCTGCGGCCGCCAGACGGGCCGCTACGCCACCAATGTCACCGGCGCCCTGGGTAATCAGCAGGTCGCCATCCTGCAGCACGTTGGCCAGCAGGGATTCAATTTCACGGTTGTCCTCGACAAATACCGGTTCCACCTGACCCCGCTGGCGAATACTGCGACACAGGGCCCGACCGTCGGCGCCCGGGATGACTGGCTCGCCGGCGGAATAGACATCCATAAGCAACAGACCGTCCACTTCCGACAGCACCCGGACAAAATCCTCATACAGGTCACGGGTTCGGGTGTAACGATGGGGCTGATACAGCATCACCAGACGCCGATCCGGCCAGGCGTCATGAGCCGCACGAATGACAGCCTCAACCTCTGTGGGATGGTGCCCGTAGTCGTCCACCAGGGTGACCGTCCCCCGCGGCGTCTTGTAATCGCCGTAGACCTGGAATCGGCGGCCGACACCGGCAAACCCGGCGAGGCCCCGACAGATGGCGTCGTCTTCCACGCCTTCATCGGTAGCGACGGCAATGGCCGCAAGGGCATTGAGGACGTTGTGTCGGCCCGGCATCTTGAGCTCGACAGCCAGATCACTGCGGCCACCCGGGCGCTTGACAACAAAATGCGTCCGCAGGCCGTCGGAAGAAATGTTCTCCGCCCGGTAGTCGGCGTCGGGATTGTCGATGCCATAGGTGATGATGGCCCTGGAGATCCTGGGGATGATCTCCTGTACATAGCCGTCATCCACGCACATCACCGCAACGCCGTAGAACGGCAGATTGTGCAGAAAATCCACGAAGGTCTGCTTGAGCTTCTCCACATCACCGCCGTAGGTGTCCATGTGGTCCGCTTCGATGTTGGTAACCACCGAGATCACCGGCGTCAGGTGCAGGAACGAGGCGTCACTCTCATCGGCCTCGGCCACCAGATAGCGGGAACCGCCCAGTTGGGCATTGGTACCGGCACTGTTGAGCTTGCCGCCGATCACGAACGTCGGATCCAGGCCTGCTTCGCCGAGGATAGAGGCGATCAGGCTGGTGGTGGTGGTTTTGCCGTGCGTGCCGGCCACGGCAATGCCGTGCCGATAACGCATGATCTCCGCCAGCATCTCGGCCCTCGGCACGATGGGCACGCGACGGCTCCGGGCCGAAGCCACCTCAGGATTGTCGGCGCCGACGGCGGAGGACACTACCACCACATCGGCACTGGCACTGTTCTCTTCCCGATGGCCGATCTGGACGTCCACGCCCATGGCCTTGAGGCGGTCGGTGACCGCGCCTTCCTTCAGGTCCGAGCCCGATACGTCGTAGCCCTGGTTCTTAAGGACCTCGGCAATACCACTCATGCCCGCACCGCCAATGCCAACAAAGTGAATGTGGCGGATCCGGCGCATTTCGGGCACCTGGTAGACCAGGGGCGGATTGGTTACATCAGCCATGAGCGGCCTCCAGACAATAATTTACGACTCTCTCCGTGGCGTCCGGGCGCGCCAGGGCACGAGCTGCCTTTGCCATATCCACCACCCGGTTACGGTCCCGGGCCAGGTCGCCCAGGGTTTCCGCCAGCACCGCCGGAGTCATTTTGGATTGAGGAATCAGGATGGCCGCCTTCGCCGCCACCATGTGTTCGCCATTGCGGGTCTGGTGATCGTCCACCGCATGGGGAAAGGGCACCAGAACCGCACCGATACCCACCGCACAGAGCTCTGACACGGTCAGCGCGCCAGATCTGCACAGCACCAGATCGGCCCATTGATAGGCTTCGGCCATGTCCTTGATAAACGGCTCTACACTGGCCTCGACGCCATGGCGTTCGTAGGCGGCCCTTGCCGCATCGGCATGACGCTCACCACACTGGTGACGAACCAGCGGGCGTTCCTGTTCCGGCAGCAGAGCAAGCGCCTCCGGCAACTGTTCATTGAACGCCTGCGCCCCCAGGCTGCCGCCAATCACCAGCAATTTCAGGGGGCCGGAACGCCCGGCAAGGCGTTCTCCCGGCCCTGGCAGCGCGGCCAGATCCTCACGCACCGGATTACCGGTACAGCGGGTGACTACCTTGGCGCCAAAACTACCCGGAAACGCTTCCAGTACGGTATGGGCGAATCGAACCAG
The sequence above is drawn from the Marinobacter gudaonensis genome and encodes:
- the murG gene encoding undecaprenyldiphospho-muramoylpentapeptide beta-N-acetylglucosaminyltransferase, with translation MTDQRRFLMMAGGTGGHVFPALATARALEARGHQVYWLGASGGMEQRLISDTDIPLSLIHISGLRGKGRLALLAAPFRLMRALGEAYTVLRRIRPHCVVGMGGFVTGPGGVAAWLTRTPLVIHEQNAIAGLTNRLLVRFAHTVLEAFPGSFGAKVVTRCTGNPVREDLAALPGPGERLAGRSGPLKLLVIGGSLGAQAFNEQLPEALALLPEQERPLVRHQCGERHADAARAAYERHGVEASVEPFIKDMAEAYQWADLVLCRSGALTVSELCAVGIGAVLVPFPHAVDDHQTRNGEHMVAAKAAILIPQSKMTPAVLAETLGDLARDRNRVVDMAKAARALARPDATERVVNYCLEAAHG